One region of Salvia miltiorrhiza cultivar Shanhuang (shh) chromosome 3, IMPLAD_Smil_shh, whole genome shotgun sequence genomic DNA includes:
- the LOC131017389 gene encoding uncharacterized protein LOC131017389: protein MTFSPIGSQALYFYPCKWDKSKDKLLIVSLIEKIEECRPTPPHLSTHALIDAMLKLNSQLHADVSLNEVEGRVAFLHDRYGCFKWLCNVKETQYDQANNIVHAVDEVWLRLFKENSLARAYYYVGEPEFLLLCRLFGIHDVKNEFSHTLIVIDDSTTVNKQAHSSDDEVTSPVPKPVARKLFVDDACSSVAPPAYSWKALKNKFRRPNNPPAKKNDGGSSCASSSPFK from the exons ATGACGTTCTCGCCAATAGGCTCACAAGCACTTTATTTCTATCCTTGCAAGTGGGATAAAAGCAAGGATAAACTCCTCATCGTCTctttaattgaaaaaattgaagagtGTAGGCCAACCCCACCCCACCTATCGACACATGCTCTTATTGATGCGATGTTGAAGCTAAACTCTCAATTGCACGCGGACGTCTCGCTCAATGAGGTTGAGGGGCGGGTTGCCTTTCTACACGATCGGTACGGTTGTTTCAAATGGTTGTGTAACGTTAAGGAGACGCAATACGATCAAGCAAATAATATCGTTCACGCCGTGGACGAAGTGTGGCTACGCTTGTTTAAG GAAAATTCCTTGGCGCGAGCTTACTACTATGTTGGTGAGCCGGAGTTCTTACTTTTATGCCGCCTGTTTGGGATTCATGACGTGAAGAACGAGTTTTCCCATACACTCATCGTCATCGACGACTCCACAACCGTTAACAAGCAAGCTCACTCAAGCGATGACGAGGTCACTTCACCGGTACCCAAACCAGTCGCTAGAAAGCTATTCGTGGATGATGCGTGTTCTAGTGTCGCGCCGCCCGCCTATTCATGGAAGGCACTTAAAAACAAATTTAGACGGCCAAACAATCCTCCCGCCAAGAAGAACGACGGTGGAAGTTCTTGCGCCTCGTCTTCCCCGTTCAAGTAG
- the LOC131017390 gene encoding uncharacterized protein LOC131017390 has protein sequence MSQATTATDGSTRSGKSNKTDQKRRSWSTDEEQVLIASLKELVAQGWKSDNGFRGGYLSKLEESLRKVFPTTDLRGMPHINSKVTTWKKTYYSLWNILKVSGVGFNVNGKHMIDCDDEQWQNFVAADKSVGNFRYKSWPYLEDWKLIFGKDRATGDEAEDLMEAAHDMYRKIDLGQLNDGGDYHVSLEDIFENDISCDNVSQTHNREESKLVEKEAPTSSKKRRRSVGFDDKFFEALHEVGRGTESRLETISSRMGYDFDVSKARKEVFAKLSGIPGLSQTEKFEICNMLAKEVELLDVFSSLPEGAKEDYVLFLLASKHNHN, from the exons ATGAGCCAAGCAACAACAG CAACCGACGGCAGTACACGTTCTGGCAAGAGTAACAAGACGGACCAAAAGCGCCGTTCTTGGTCCACCGATGAAGAACAGGTTTTGATTGCATCGTTGAAGGAGCTCGTTGCACAAGGCTGGAAATCCGACAACGGATTTCGCGGCGGCTATCTGAGTAAGCTAGAGGAGTCCCTGAGGAAGGTGTTCCCGACCACTGACTTGAGAGGAATGCCACATATCAACTCCAAAGTGACGACGTGGAAGAAGACGTACTATTCACTTTGGAACATTCTCAAAGTGAGCGGCGTTGGCTTCAATGTTAACGGGAAGCATATGATTGACTGTGACGACGAGCAGTGGCAAAACTTTGTGGCT GCCGATAAGAGCGTGGGTAATTTCCGTTACAAAAGTTGGCCTTACCTCGAGGATTGGAAGCTTATCTTTGGCAAAGATAGGGCAACGGGCGATGAGGCCGAGGACCTAATGGAGGCGGCACATGATATGTACCGGAAGATAGACCTTGGCCAACTCAATGATGGTGGCGACTACCACGTCTCGCTTGAGGACATATTTGAGAATGACATTTCATGTGACAATGTAAGCCAAACCCACAATCGGGAAGAGAGCAAACTCGTTGAAAAGGAGGCTCCAACATCAAGCAAGAAACGGCGCCGAAGTGTAGGTTTCGATGACAAGTTCTTCGAGGCATTACATGAGGTTGGTCGGGGCACGGAATCGAGACTTGAGACTATATCAAGCCGAATGGGATACGATTTTGATGTATCAAAGGCGCGTAAAGAAGTGTTTGCCAAGTTGAGTGGTATACCCGGGCTATCCCAGACCGAGAAGTTCGAGATATGCAACATGCTTGCTAAGGAAGTGGAGCTCCTCGACGTCTTTTCTAGTCTCCCCGAAGGTGCGAAGGAAGACTATGTGTTGTTTCTTCTTGCTTCGAAGCACAACCACAACTGA
- the LOC131017391 gene encoding LOW QUALITY PROTEIN: berberine bridge enzyme-like 18 (The sequence of the model RefSeq protein was modified relative to this genomic sequence to represent the inferred CDS: inserted 1 base in 1 codon), with protein sequence MSSLNCTFTFLLLIFANLLLLGASTSNNHDFLECLIHQFQLSNLDTDIIYTPQNATYASFLLFQNLRAATTSPEKXQAAVFCSRKHGLQIRVKSGGHDYEGLSYTSASTPFMIVDMRNFRSVTVNDKAKTAWVQAGATLGELYYTISLKSKTLGFPAGVCPTVGVGGHFSGGGYSMMSRKHSIASDHIVDATLINADGEILDRSSMGEDLFWAIRGGGGTSFGIVLEFKVTLVSVPETVTVFKVTRTLEENATDIVNKWQYIADKVDENLLLRLFLGPSNSRTISATFKTLYLGRIGELMPIMEEQFPELGLTEKDCMEMSWVESQLFFAGFENRTVDALLERTPQRIYFKGKSDYVSAPIPVKGLREIWRFLLEEEGCQLQFSPYGGVFNTISDSETPFPHRKGNIFMISYAVVWDNPSESQTHLDWIRGFYSFMARYVTQNPRAAYFNYRDLDIGSNTQDSSITTYDQASVWGLKYFKNNFRRLVRVKTKIDPANFFRNEQSIPPLVSYLENRFNSSSI encoded by the exons ATGTCGTCTCTTAATTGCACTTTTACATTCCTTTTGTTAATTTTCGCAAACTTGTTACTTTTGGGAGCTTCTACATCTAACAATCATGATTTTCTGGAATGTCTAATCCATCAATTCCAACTCTCAAACTTAGATACTGATATAATCTACACCCCTCAAAATGCAACATATGCATCTTTTCTGCTATTCCAAAATCTACGGGCAGCTACCACCTCACCGGAGA TCCAGGCAGCAGTCTTCTGCTCCCGGAAACACGGCCTGCAGATCAGAGTCAAGAGTGGCGGCCACGACTACGAAGGCCTTTCCTACACCTCTGCATCAACGCCTTTCATGATCGTCGACATGAGAAACTTCCGATCAGTAACCGTCAACGACAAGGCGAAAACTGCATGGGTGCAGGCCGGTGCAACCCTCGGCGAACTCTACTACACAATCTCCCTAAAAAGCAAGACTCTTGGATTCCCGGCCGGGGTTTGCCCGACGGTGGGCGTGGGCGGCCACTTCAGTGGCGGAGGGTACAGTATGATGTCACGCAAACATTCCATCGCATCGGACCACATCGTGGACGCCACACTGATCAACGCCGACGGCGAAATCCTGGACAGGAGCAGCATGGGAGAAGATCTGTTTTGGGCCATCCGAGGTGGCGGCGGCACAAGCTTCGGGATTGTTCTAGAATTCAAGGTGACGCTAGTCAGTGTCCCGGAAACGGTCACCGTTTTCAAGGTGACACGAACTTTAGAAGAAAACGCGACTGATATAGTAAACAAATGGCAATACATCGCCGACAAGGTCGACGAGAATCTCCTGCTCAGGCTTTTCTTGGGTCCCAGCAACTCTCGTACAATCTCAGCTACGTTCAAGACGCTGTACCTGGGAAGGATTGGCGAACTCATGCCAATAATGGAGGAGCAGTTTCCAGAGCTGGGATTAACCGAGAAAGATTGCATGGAGATGAGCTGGGTAGAATCTCAACTCTTCTTCGCCGGATTTGAGAATAGGACAGTAGACGCTTTGCTGGAGCGCACGCCGCAGCGCATCTACTTCAAAGGGAAATCAGACTACGTGAGTGCTCCCATCCCGGTGAAGGGTCTGAGAGAGATATGGAGGTTCCTTCTAGAAGAAGAAGGTTGTCAGCTGCAGTTCAGTCCTTACGGGGGAGTTTTCAATACAATCTCCGACTCCGAAACGCCGTTCCCTCATCGTAAGGGAAATATATTCATGATCTCCTACGCCGTGGTATGGGACAACCCATCAGAATCACAAACGCATCTTGATTGGATCAGAGGCTTCTACAGCTTCATGGCACGCTATGTCACCCAAAATCCCAGGGCTGCTTACTTCAACTACAGAGATCTTGATATTGGGAGCAACACTCAAGACAGCAGTATTACCACTTACGATCAGGCTAGTGTTTGGGGCCTCAAATATTTTAAGAATAATTTCAGAAGATTAGTTCGTGTGAAGACCAAAATTGACCCCGCAAACTTTTTCAGAAACGAGCAAAGTATTCCACCCTTGGTATCGTATTTAGAAAATAGATTCAACAGTTCATCGATATAA